The following proteins come from a genomic window of Canis lupus familiaris isolate Mischka breed German Shepherd chromosome 31, alternate assembly UU_Cfam_GSD_1.0, whole genome shotgun sequence:
- the LOC100686265 gene encoding keratin-associated protein 13-1-like isoform X2, giving the protein MSYSCCSGNFSSRSFGGYLRYPSSSCGSSHPSNLVYCTDVCSPSTCQVGSSLHSGCQETCCEPTSCQTSCVVSRPCPTSCYRPRTSTLCSPCQTTCSGSLGFGTSSCHSLGYGSRSCYSVGCGSKGFRSLGSGVCGFPSLSYGSRFCRPTFFTSRSCQSSCYRPTCGSGFYRSTC; this is encoded by the coding sequence ATGTCCTACAGCTGCTGCTCTGGAAACTTCTCCTCCCGCTCCTTTGGGGGATACCTGCGCTACCCCAGCTCCTCCTGTGGCTCATCCCACCCCAGCAACCTGGTCTACTGCACTGATGTCTGCTCTCCCAGCACCTGCCAGGTGGGCTCCTCCCTCCACAGTGGCTGTCAGGAGACCTGCTGTGAACCTACCAGCTGCCAGACATCCTGTGTGGTGTCCAGACCTTGCCCGACGTCCTGCTACCGCCCGAGGACCTCCACGCTCTGCAGTCCCTGCCAGACGACTTGCTCTGGGTCTCTGGGTTTTGGGACCAGCAGCTGCCATTCCCTGGGCTATGGATCCAGAAGCTGCTACTCAGTGGGCTGTGGATCCAAGGGTTTCAGATCCCTGGGTTCTGGAGTCTGTGGCTTCCCTTCCCTGAGCTATGGATCCAGATTCTGCCGCCCAACCTTCTTCACCTCCAGGAGCTGTCAGTCATCCTGTTACAGACCAACATGTGGATCTGGCTTCTATAGATCCACTTGTTGA
- the LOC100686265 gene encoding keratin-associated protein 23-1-like isoform X1, with protein sequence MSYSCCSGNFSSRSFGGYLRYPSSSCGSSHPSNLVYCTEPLLSQHLSSGILSL encoded by the exons ATGTCCTACAGCTGCTGCTCTGGAAACTTCTCCTCCCGCTCCTTTGGGGGATACCTGCGCTACCCCAGCTCCTCCTGTGGCTCATCCCACCCCAGCAACCTGGTCTACTGCACTGA ACCTCTGCTGTCCCAGCACCTGTCATCTGGGATCCTCTCTCTATAG